In Zingiber officinale cultivar Zhangliang chromosome 1A, Zo_v1.1, whole genome shotgun sequence, the DNA window CAGTCCATTCGAGCGGGGTGATGAAAAACAGGATTTTGATTTGTTTTACTTAGCCGCGCTGGTGTTGGAGAATCTCGATCTTCAGAGGGTGAGTTATTTTTGAAACTAGTCATCTTCTCCTGGATCAGAATTCAGAAACAAACGCTTGATCCTTTAGGTCCTCGACTTTCAGATTTGGGTGATGGATGCAGTCGTTGCCGTTGCTCGTAAGCGACATCAGTACATCTGGAGGCGCAAGTCAGGGATCACGGATCATCTTGGCTCTTTCTCGCCTTCGTCTAACTCCATGACCAGGAAGAATATGTCTGTCACAGTTGGTGGCCGCTCGGAAGCCAAAACTGCTTCCACTACGCCGCAAACGCCAAAGAGAGGCAGGAAGAGCAGAGCGATTTGGATAAAACGCAAAGCTGCTCCTTTCTCCGAGCTTTGGGCTGGACCTGCCTACGCAATCTCGCCTCCACCGAGCTCTTTGCCGATTCCTAACTTCTCCCTCGGAGAGAGGCGCAGTTCCAGCTTTGCTCTTCAACCTCTGTTGAAATCAGCTCCTAGAGAGCCGACGTCCTCTGTCAGCGGCTTCCCTTCTTGTCACAACGACGCTGCTACGGAGAACTTGAGAAGGATTCTCAACTTGGATATTGTCGATGACCAAGAGGAAGTATGCAGAGCTGAAGAAGTTTTGACTTGTTGCGGTGGTGCTTAATGGCTCTAAGGGTGGACTGAACTGTCTTTGTATGCATCGATAAGATTTTCATATGGGCGAATAAATCTATTGGAGTATGCAATGTCGAGATTAGTGTGAGTTATCTAAATTTTGACCTTTATATAATTTTGATGAGTATGTAAATATCTTAATATGGTGATAAAAGTAGACGCAAAAAGCGGGTCAAAATTAGGGAGGTAAATAAATTAAATGGTTCAGAGctcaattgattaaaaaattcgttcaagtttatttatttagtttatcgATCCGAGCTCaagtaatatttcaaattttataattttattgagctgagctcgagcttaaggatatttagCTCGTGAACTCACGAATATGTTCATTTAAAGGGTCCGAGTTTGGCTCGTTTAAAGGGCTcgagaacatgttcgtttatagactCGTGAACTCGGGCTCGAGCTTGACTCGTTTAAAGGGCTCGAGAACATGTTcgtagggctgtaaacgagccgagccgagccgagctttggggtgttcaagcttgtttgataagataaccgagccgagccgagccgagcttaaaatgaaccaagcttttgaaatgagtgttcaagcttggcttggtttattttttatgagcttgagcttgtttgaagcttggcttgagcttggttcgtttagatgttatcaagctctcaattcaagcttggcttgagcttggtttgagcttggcttgagcttggttcatttagatgttatcaagctctcaactcaagcttgtttgattatttgaaacttttaattatttgattggttattaagattgataatttaaatttatttatttattttattttatttaattatttatttaggatattgaaaagagttttattaataaatatggttcgtgaacattgttcacgaacgttgttcacgaacattgttcacgaacgttgttcacgaacgttaacgagctgaacacatatgtgttcaagcttgtttgtttagcttaacaagctgttcaagcttgtttgtttaattaatcctatgtatattgaatgaacataaacaagctcttaccaagccgaacaccaagcttgttcacgaacgcttggttcatttacagccctactgaTGTTCGTTTATAAACTCGTAAACTCGGGCTCGAACTCGACTCGATTAAAGAGCTCACGAGCATGTTCAATGGTGTGTTGAGTTTGGAAGTTTAATGTAGTAGTTTGGGATGTTCAATAATGTattgagtttatattattttagttgttaggtttgttgaatatttattcaaatgagttttcaagctcgcttaacgagcctgcaaaatgagccttaaaacgagccCAAAAACAAGCTCTAAAACGAACTTGAGCTCGCTTAATAAGTTAGGTTcattaactatgataatcgagctaatgaCGAGCTGAGCTTGAACTATTCGCGAGCTTAGTAATTCCAAAACGAGTCGAGcttgagccttgtgataaagttcgattcgagctcgagcctgaatataacttaaacgagtcgAGCTCAAGCTTAATATTGTTCGGCTCGATtcgactcatttacatccctaggcAAAATAGGAAGGACCAGCTGGcatagaggtcaaagtcaaacagTCAAAGTTACATGATGAGGTGGATCTAGAACAGCTAACCTGGCTATGTCGGCCGAGCGGACCTCACATTGTTGGTTGAACGTGAAATGTCGAACGATGACCATCCTTCACAACTTGCAGATGAGGTTCAAAGTTGAGTACTAATTTACCTAGCCCACCGTCCTAGCCGATCGGACCTAAGGATCGATCGGACACATTGTCTCTCCTCGACAACATGAAGGGTCGAGTGAAGAATAAGTTGGTGACGATGTCTTTTAAGGCTGCGCTAGCGATCTCTCGGCTAAGTGGCGGTCGATCGGCCTACAACGGAAACTAGATACCTGTCATATTGTACACATTGCGCCTCCTTGACAACATAAAGGGTCGAGTGAAAAATAAGTTGGTGACGATGTTTTGGAAGGCTGAGTTGGCGATCTCTAGGCTAAGTATAGTGGTGGTCGGTCGGCCCCTCAAGGATACCACCAGCGATCTCCCTCTCCAACCCGTCAGCAGCATCGCTGACCGAGAGGGTCCTAAGGTCAAGACAACATACCGGTTGAGCGGAACCAACAACAACCCCAGCACACAGGCAATTAAAGATTCGCTCGGGCATTGACCAAGTGGCCAGCACGCTGGTCAAACTAGGAGGAAGAAAATCGTGGTAACACCGTCTGGGGCAACATCGGCATCATAGCAGGTGGCCCGATCGACAGAAACTACAACCGGGCTAGGAAATCACACGCACAGAGATTGGAGACCCATGCGGTCGGATACAGCAAGGAGAAGGCACAATAACCAAAAATCATTTTCGGTCCTCGAGACTTGGAGGGAGTTGAATCTCTCATGACGATACCTTAATTATTAAAGTAGTAATTGCTAACTTTACTATTCACCGGGCCTTTGTTAACACAAGaaactcggtcaacataatattcaagaagatGTTCGACCAGGTTCAAATAGAGAAAAGTGAGCTCCAGCCCATGACGACTTCATGATATggtttcacaggcaatgaagtgctgCCGATCAGCTAAGTTCGGTTGGTCATATCTCTCGAAGAGGAACAACTCATGAGGACTTGTGTATGAATTTCATCGTGGTGGGCGCGCCTTTGGTCTACAACTTGATACTTGGCCGACCGACACTAAACAAATTCTGAGCCATCGTCTCAACGTTTTGCTAGAAAATCAAGTTTCTTGTGCACGGCGCGGTCGGCGAGGTAAAGGGTGATCAGCTTGTGGCACGAAAATGCTACGTAGAAATTGTAAGAGACGAATCTCGAGCCACTCGAAAGGCTCAATGACTAGAGGTCAATACAATTCAGGAGGCGCCTcatgttggtgcaagctgcaccagaatcaaacctgagttttgatgttgtcaaaggttcaagttaagtcttgttatgatctaacaagttgactgagtgtgcatgaTGTTTTCTcaactgggaaagtcctagctggaggctaggcggagaaatcttagcaggtcgtggaacctaggtgcaagtccaagtgggtcgaggcttggcagagtgatcgagaggtctggaggaccgaagatcgaaggaaaagtcctggggagccgatcaaggctgagtgaaaaagtccaaactagatctggaggatcaaagtttggcaggtaggttgaggtaaacaaactggaggagcgatagtgaggtcgggttcccgaagggaacaaccttaggtcgctgatccaactgaagaaacagggaaggtttccaagttgagatcaagaacagttctactgttcttttatttctcattattatactattgtgctaatatctgtgttgcaggttgttttggtctaacatctgtgttgcaggttatttttaacactgtc includes these proteins:
- the LOC122001566 gene encoding uncharacterized protein LOC122001566; this encodes MQEPGRGVTARIQENSFICKEKKRRFNFSPVARIAQFRFHFPGRFHSLRLLLQENFGGFCGLLLWKNSIVVPQRPFERGDEKQDFDLFYLAALVLENLDLQRIWVMDAVVAVARKRHQYIWRRKSGITDHLGSFSPSSNSMTRKNMSVTVGGRSEAKTASTTPQTPKRGRKSRAIWIKRKAAPFSELWAGPAYAISPPPSSLPIPNFSLGERRSSSFALQPLLKSAPREPTSSVSGFPSCHNDAATENLRRILNLDIVDDQEEVCRAEEVLTCCGGA